In one window of Campylobacter hepaticus DNA:
- a CDS encoding autotransporter outer membrane beta-barrel domain-containing protein — MRTNPFSSSKKLILSLATISCLSSLALAQIYEGYTHINSHQTNSKTISSGKGQDKSGLIWIEKMANIRVNNSPAINIEKDANIYLFYNQGIIQAQGNYSSIQIGMDNELNNATIKYFYNAGAIGGSKFGLALYDKFPKQATIHLFTNEGVLQGNEAGILIRINIDTFNNEQYIYASTNNGIWIAPNVNINHFNNQGLIFGQQRGLVINQANIDTFNNKGIIGGENNSGINFKDKTNINTFTNEGLIFHNSQSSNSNENYGIYFQGENNGKIQLDSFKNSGIIYASNGDGILFEGKDTQIGNFINTGIIVGNHSNSSNNASVLIGRPDKNHGNTTIDLFLNEGLIGSNMAKYGVKFDSGNDSNGGNNNRHKATVKHFINTATIQAKDTALHLSNTTITDFLNMDTIKAENGKAIETLKQTRITNFINAGTIKSESSSQEAIKFAHSIIDNILNTGNIEGKKQAIIFNGSNVKNFINSGTIKSTNNDQSNAIEVNGNRTINNFINSGTIYGNDTIRFNKTAKINYVYNTSIIYGGNTSVHVYGGNIDHFVNKGIIANDKTVNYGAAIKLENGGTIKHITNTGLIASKKAGISVTYGKFGTITLEEGSIVYGEHFGVCIAQWQNLDELIIVGSSQIASGIYSNHYGIFLGTGSQASKIELKNQAVVQAKQNAIKLENQANLSGLNIDNSTIKSGQEAILNAKGKIADINVNNGALIQSYSNTAISNLGTIDKITISGTNTKIIGDIQNKGTITSGITIQNDAQIQGQLVNEGTIKADANGKSRKRRSLDESQQSDEESKAAILIKESGQITSTSGKAGIINKDKGKIEGNIISKSSNTISLDNQNGATISGGITNSGSGTLMLNNFGSIGTNTDGYNISNEGSGSVNITSWTIRTGSNNKLQTLTVGGKSANSVMVGNLIVDQGNLNMDELNDIKNLVKGVSLNNIKKIKTNGGGEMILNYDALSGKISTDFNLNASIIGASFRSLNASSIKRNAFVDGLMNNMNLSLTFNPNHFNLNTNLTFNEDNLYASINDYIQSDIQTYTHDNIKEHALVILPYFSSQSVELSLNEKSKGHIKGNILAYSTLKESGTYSFYAGYEDTKMNSYYFDVKNRTYYTGIKYFNTLFYTDNNQEVYIKAQAKAAFIKNEFLKKIANNEASANPNAYTYGGGIDLGMNFILGSHMLTPQIGLGYEGSYMQAYSIKDIKGRASVQKGERIYKNINNLFSTKASFAYFKDWLPYLKTSIELGAKLYMNTTIHTKARFGTIKVEDEINLARIQRFANASLILPLNQSFIMSMNYNAQNSKDATTHTAYAQFSYLW; from the coding sequence TTGAGAACAAATCCTTTTTCATCTTCCAAAAAACTTATTTTATCTTTAGCTACTATTTCTTGTTTAAGCTCTTTAGCCCTAGCTCAAATTTATGAAGGTTACACTCATATTAATTCTCATCAAACAAATTCAAAAACCATAAGTTCTGGTAAAGGTCAAGACAAATCTGGTCTTATTTGGATAGAAAAAATGGCCAATATAAGAGTTAATAACTCACCAGCTATAAATATTGAAAAAGATGCTAATATTTACCTTTTTTATAATCAAGGAATCATTCAAGCTCAAGGAAATTATTCTAGTATACAAATAGGAATGGATAATGAATTAAATAATGCCACAATAAAGTACTTTTATAATGCAGGAGCTATAGGAGGAAGTAAATTTGGTCTTGCTCTTTATGATAAATTCCCAAAACAAGCTACAATACATCTTTTTACTAATGAAGGTGTATTACAAGGAAATGAAGCAGGAATATTGATTAGAATTAATATAGATACTTTTAATAATGAACAATATATTTATGCTTCTACCAATAACGGTATATGGATAGCACCTAATGTAAATATTAATCATTTTAATAATCAAGGTCTCATATTTGGACAACAAAGAGGTTTAGTTATTAATCAAGCTAATATAGATACTTTTAATAATAAAGGCATTATAGGAGGTGAAAATAATTCAGGTATTAATTTTAAAGATAAAACTAATATAAATACTTTCACCAATGAAGGTCTTATATTTCATAATTCACAATCATCAAATTCAAATGAAAATTATGGAATCTATTTTCAAGGAGAAAATAATGGAAAGATACAATTAGATTCTTTTAAAAACTCAGGTATTATATATGCTTCAAATGGTGATGGTATTTTATTTGAAGGCAAAGATACACAAATAGGAAACTTCATTAATACAGGTATTATTGTAGGTAATCATAGTAATAGTTCTAATAATGCTAGTGTACTTATAGGAAGACCTGATAAAAACCATGGTAATACTACTATAGATCTTTTTTTAAATGAGGGTCTAATAGGAAGTAATATGGCTAAGTATGGGGTTAAGTTTGATAGTGGTAATGATAGCAATGGTGGCAATAACAATCGTCACAAAGCTACAGTCAAACATTTTATCAATACTGCTACCATACAAGCTAAAGACACTGCATTGCATTTAAGTAATACTACTATTACTGATTTCTTAAATATGGATACTATTAAAGCTGAAAATGGCAAAGCCATAGAAACTTTAAAACAAACAAGAATTACTAATTTTATTAATGCTGGGACTATAAAAAGTGAGAGTTCAAGTCAAGAAGCTATTAAGTTTGCACATTCAATTATTGATAATATTCTTAATACAGGAAATATAGAAGGTAAAAAACAAGCTATTATTTTTAATGGTTCAAATGTTAAAAACTTTATCAATAGTGGGACTATTAAGAGTACTAATAACGATCAAAGTAATGCTATAGAAGTAAATGGTAATAGAACTATTAACAATTTCATTAATAGTGGGACTATTTATGGTAATGATACTATTAGATTTAACAAAACAGCAAAAATTAATTATGTTTATAATACAAGTATTATATATGGTGGCAACACAAGTGTACATGTATATGGTGGCAATATTGATCATTTTGTCAATAAAGGCATCATTGCCAATGATAAAACTGTAAATTACGGTGCTGCTATAAAATTAGAAAATGGTGGAACCATAAAACATATAACCAATACAGGTCTTATAGCCTCCAAAAAAGCTGGCATCTCTGTAACTTATGGTAAGTTTGGTACCATTACTTTAGAAGAAGGTAGTATAGTTTATGGAGAACATTTTGGTGTTTGCATAGCACAGTGGCAAAATTTAGATGAACTTATTATAGTTGGAAGCTCTCAAATAGCTAGTGGAATTTATAGTAATCATTATGGAATTTTTTTAGGCACAGGATCTCAAGCTTCTAAAATAGAACTAAAAAATCAAGCTGTAGTTCAAGCAAAACAAAATGCGATTAAATTAGAAAATCAAGCTAATTTAAGCGGACTTAACATTGATAACTCAACAATAAAATCAGGACAAGAAGCTATTTTAAACGCAAAAGGTAAAATAGCAGATATAAATGTAAATAATGGAGCATTAATTCAATCATATTCTAATACAGCTATAAGTAATTTAGGAACTATCGATAAAATAACCATAAGTGGAACAAATACCAAAATTATAGGTGATATTCAAAACAAAGGCACTATAACATCTGGCATAACAATACAAAATGACGCTCAAATACAAGGACAATTAGTCAACGAAGGCACCATAAAAGCTGATGCTAATGGTAAAAGCAGAAAACGCCGCTCCCTTGATGAAAGCCAACAAAGTGATGAAGAAAGCAAAGCAGCTATTCTTATAAAAGAATCAGGACAAATCACTTCAACTAGTGGTAAAGCTGGCATAATAAACAAAGATAAAGGAAAAATAGAAGGTAATATCATAAGCAAAAGTTCAAATACCATTAGCCTAGATAATCAAAATGGTGCCACCATAAGTGGAGGTATAACAAACTCTGGCTCAGGCACCCTAATGCTTAATAACTTTGGCTCTATAGGAACAAATACTGATGGCTATAACATAAGCAATGAAGGAAGTGGTAGTGTTAATATCACTTCTTGGACTATACGTACAGGAAGTAATAATAAACTCCAAACCCTTACAGTAGGAGGAAAAAGTGCTAATTCTGTTATGGTTGGAAACCTTATAGTTGATCAAGGTAATCTTAATATGGATGAACTTAATGATATTAAAAATCTTGTTAAGGGAGTAAGTTTAAATAATATAAAAAAAATAAAAACTAATGGTGGTGGAGAAATGATATTAAACTATGATGCTTTAAGTGGAAAAATCTCTACAGACTTTAATCTTAATGCTTCTATTATAGGAGCAAGCTTTAGATCTTTAAATGCTTCTAGCATTAAAAGAAATGCTTTTGTAGATGGCTTAATGAATAATATGAATTTAAGTTTAACTTTTAATCCTAATCATTTTAATCTTAATACTAATCTTACTTTTAATGAAGATAATTTATATGCTAGTATTAATGATTATATACAAAGTGATATACAAACTTATACTCATGATAATATTAAAGAACATGCCTTAGTTATACTACCTTATTTTTCTTCTCAAAGTGTAGAACTTTCTTTAAATGAAAAAAGTAAAGGACATATTAAAGGTAATATACTTGCTTATTCTACCTTAAAAGAAAGTGGAACTTATAGTTTTTATGCAGGTTATGAAGATACTAAGATGAACTCTTATTATTTTGATGTAAAAAACCGTACTTATTATACAGGTATAAAATATTTTAATACCTTATTTTATACAGACAATAATCAAGAAGTCTATATTAAAGCTCAAGCTAAAGCAGCTTTTATTAAAAATGAGTTCTTAAAGAAAATAGCCAATAATGAAGCTAGTGCTAATCCTAATGCTTATACTTATGGAGGAGGTATAGATTTAGGAATGAATTTTATCTTAGGATCTCATATGCTTACTCCTCAAATAGGTTTAGGTTATGAAGGATCTTATATGCAAGCTTATAGTATAAAAGATATTAAAGGTAGGGCTAGTGTACAAAAAGGAGAAAGAATATATAAAAATATCAATAATCTTTTTTCTACTAAGGCTAGCTTTGCTTATTTTAAAGACTGGTTACCTTATTTAAAGACTTCTATAGAATTAGGAGCTAAACTTTATATGAATACTACTATACATACTAAAGCACGCTTTGGTACTATTAAAGTAGAAGATGAAATAAACTTAGCAAGAATACAAAGATTTGCAAATGCTTCTTTAATACTGCCTTTAAATCAAAGCTTTATTATGAGTATGAATTATAATGCTCAAAATAGTAAAGATGCTACTACTCATACTGCTTATGCTCAATTTAGTTATTTGTGGTAA